A genome region from Triticum aestivum cultivar Chinese Spring chromosome 2B, IWGSC CS RefSeq v2.1, whole genome shotgun sequence includes the following:
- the LOC123043497 gene encoding two-component response regulator-like PRR37 isoform X2, which translates to MRPRPPPPSAMDRHHHQQQQQPPSPQGDHAAQPRCWEEFLHRKTIRVLLVETDDSTRQVVTALLRHCMYQVIPAENGHQAWAYLQDMQSNIDLVLTEVFMHGGLSGIDLLGRIMNHEVCKDIPVIMMSSHNSMGTVLSCLSNGAADFLAKPIRKNELKNLWAHVWRRSHSSSGSGSGSAIQTQKCTKSKSADDSNNNSNNRNDDASMGLNARDGSDNGSGTQSSWTKRAVEIDSPQDMSPDQSVDPPDSTCAHVSHLKSEICSNRLRGDEFKGKELEIGAPGNLNTDDQSSPNESSVKPTDNGRCEYLPQNNSNDTVMENSDEPIVRAADLIGSMAKNMDAQQAARAIDAPNCSSQVPEGKDADRENAMPYLELSLKRSRSTTEGADAIQEEQRNVVRRSDLSAFTRYNTCSFSNQGGAGFVGSCSPT; encoded by the exons ATGCGACCGAG GCCGCCTCCTCCTAGCGCCATGGACCGTCatcaccaccagcagcagcagcagccgccgtcGCCTCAAGGGGACCATGCCGCCCAGCCGCGCTGCTGGGAGGAGTTCCTCCACAGGAAGACCATCCGGGTCCTGCTCGTGGAGACCGACGACTCCACCCGGCAggtcgtcaccgccctgctccgccACTGCATGTACCAAG TTATCCCTGCTGAAAACGGCCACCAGGCGTGGGCGTATCTCCAGGACATGCAGAGCAACATCGACCTTGTTCTGACAGAGGTCTTCATGCACGGCGGTCTCTCCGGGATCGACCTGCTCGGCAGGATCATGAACCACGAGGTCTGCAAGGACATCCCCGTCATCA TGATGTCGTCGCACAATTCGATGGGCACGGTCCTCAGTTGCCTGTCAAATGGTGCTGCTGACTTCTTGGCCAAGCCGATACGTAAGAACGAGCTTAAGAACCTTTGGGCGCATGTGTGGAGACGCTCTCACAGC TCCAGTGGCAGTGGTAGTGGAAGTGCCATTCAGACGCAGAAGTGTACCAAATCAAAGAGCGCTGACGATTCCAATAATAACAGCAATAACCGCAACGACGATGCCAGCATGGGGCTCAATGCAAGGGATGGCAGCGATAATGGTAGTGGCACTCAG AGCTCATGGACAAAGCGTGCCGTTGAGATCGACAGTCCACAGGACATGTCTCCGGATCAGTCAGTTGATCCTCCTGATAGCACTTGCGCGCATGTGAGCCACCTCAAGTCAGAGATATGCAGCAATAGATTAAGAG GTGATGAGTTCAAAGGGAAGGAGCTGGAGATAGGTGCCCCTGGTAATTTGAACACAGATGATCAATCCTCCCCGAACGAGAGTTCGGTCAAACCAACAGATAATGGACGGTGTGAGTATCTGCCACAGAACAACTCCAACGATACAGTTATGGAAAATTCGGATGAGCCAATTGTTCGAGCTGCTGACCTAATCGGTTCGATGGCCAAAAACATGGACGCCCAACAGGCAGCTAGAGCAATAGATGCTCCTAACTGCTCCTCACAAGTGCCGGAAGGGAAAGACGCCGACCGTGAGAACGCCATGCCATATCTTGAGCTGAGCCTAAAGAGGTCGAGATCGACCACGGAGGGTGCGGATGCGATCCAGGAGGAACAGAGGAACGTCGTGAGACGATCAGACCTCTCGGCATTCACGAG GTACAATACGTGCTCGTTCTCCAATCAAGGCGGGGCAGGGTTCGTCGGGAGCTGTTCGcccacgtga
- the LOC123043497 gene encoding two-component response regulator-like PRR37 isoform X1 has product MRPRPPPPSAMDRHHHQQQQQPPSPQGDHAAQPRCWEEFLHRKTIRVLLVETDDSTRQVVTALLRHCMYQVIPAENGHQAWAYLQDMQSNIDLVLTEVFMHGGLSGIDLLGRIMNHEVCKDIPVIMMSSHNSMGTVLSCLSNGAADFLAKPIRKNELKNLWAHVWRRSHSSSGSGSGSAIQTQKCTKSKSADDSNNNSNNRNDDASMGLNARDGSDNGSGTQSSWTKRAVEIDSPQDMSPDQSVDPPDSTCAHVSHLKSEICSNRLRGTDNKKCQKPKETNGDEFKGKELEIGAPGNLNTDDQSSPNESSVKPTDNGRCEYLPQNNSNDTVMENSDEPIVRAADLIGSMAKNMDAQQAARAIDAPNCSSQVPEGKDADRENAMPYLELSLKRSRSTTEGADAIQEEQRNVVRRSDLSAFTRYNTCSFSNQGGAGFVGSCSPT; this is encoded by the exons ATGCGACCGAG GCCGCCTCCTCCTAGCGCCATGGACCGTCatcaccaccagcagcagcagcagccgccgtcGCCTCAAGGGGACCATGCCGCCCAGCCGCGCTGCTGGGAGGAGTTCCTCCACAGGAAGACCATCCGGGTCCTGCTCGTGGAGACCGACGACTCCACCCGGCAggtcgtcaccgccctgctccgccACTGCATGTACCAAG TTATCCCTGCTGAAAACGGCCACCAGGCGTGGGCGTATCTCCAGGACATGCAGAGCAACATCGACCTTGTTCTGACAGAGGTCTTCATGCACGGCGGTCTCTCCGGGATCGACCTGCTCGGCAGGATCATGAACCACGAGGTCTGCAAGGACATCCCCGTCATCA TGATGTCGTCGCACAATTCGATGGGCACGGTCCTCAGTTGCCTGTCAAATGGTGCTGCTGACTTCTTGGCCAAGCCGATACGTAAGAACGAGCTTAAGAACCTTTGGGCGCATGTGTGGAGACGCTCTCACAGC TCCAGTGGCAGTGGTAGTGGAAGTGCCATTCAGACGCAGAAGTGTACCAAATCAAAGAGCGCTGACGATTCCAATAATAACAGCAATAACCGCAACGACGATGCCAGCATGGGGCTCAATGCAAGGGATGGCAGCGATAATGGTAGTGGCACTCAG AGCTCATGGACAAAGCGTGCCGTTGAGATCGACAGTCCACAGGACATGTCTCCGGATCAGTCAGTTGATCCTCCTGATAGCACTTGCGCGCATGTGAGCCACCTCAAGTCAGAGATATGCAGCAATAGATTAAGAGGTACAGATAACAAAAAATGCCAGAAACCAAAAGAAACTAATG GTGATGAGTTCAAAGGGAAGGAGCTGGAGATAGGTGCCCCTGGTAATTTGAACACAGATGATCAATCCTCCCCGAACGAGAGTTCGGTCAAACCAACAGATAATGGACGGTGTGAGTATCTGCCACAGAACAACTCCAACGATACAGTTATGGAAAATTCGGATGAGCCAATTGTTCGAGCTGCTGACCTAATCGGTTCGATGGCCAAAAACATGGACGCCCAACAGGCAGCTAGAGCAATAGATGCTCCTAACTGCTCCTCACAAGTGCCGGAAGGGAAAGACGCCGACCGTGAGAACGCCATGCCATATCTTGAGCTGAGCCTAAAGAGGTCGAGATCGACCACGGAGGGTGCGGATGCGATCCAGGAGGAACAGAGGAACGTCGTGAGACGATCAGACCTCTCGGCATTCACGAG GTACAATACGTGCTCGTTCTCCAATCAAGGCGGGGCAGGGTTCGTCGGGAGCTGTTCGcccacgtga